In Procambarus clarkii isolate CNS0578487 chromosome 53, FALCON_Pclarkii_2.0, whole genome shotgun sequence, the following proteins share a genomic window:
- the LOC138352357 gene encoding uncharacterized protein: MEEKVAALVAHPDFEGIQNLKKTELIQMANHLDLTASNRMVKAQILKVIVTHFVENGDLGEEILEELREESSDQMTLKRLELEARQLELEAQKEQKILEAEAQQRELETRRLEIAVQLQIEATKKQQAEEQTRQLEIQQQMADTNFRLESQRMAAGHGNTSNVSTNSDNNPIRMNKYIELPKFNEEDPEVFFAHFNKIAISMNWPRDQWVAIMQSQFKGRSQEVFTSLPDAHSFDYDFVKKSILNAYQLNPEAHRQKFRNLRRTSDQTIADFTRQKTKFCNRWLKSLPVTDFDALKNLLIMEEVLSCLPDQLSTFMAEQKNVTDIDELSKLADEHELLTKAPFTATSPKSSRRVNYNAHRTPYQNPSSPSTPVTPMSSSLTKSNPATSLSGMSNNKKVISKPTVGSTSVSTVRSCSHCKRKGHGIHSCFILHPELRPTGLIYCRGVQNKLTNKHVTVNPNWVKQYSPYMSSGEVLCINGKWKPVVILRDTGASQTIISSSILSDVEKRDTGKFVVLQSVAGCKTVPLIDINFRSTITPRLCTVGVSTQLPIPGVDVILGNDVAINHDVGEIDPRLCKQPVADHVYSACAEVSSMKEPVVEDGFVPSTCADVSTLINPVVSSDVVTQAFVPVTSTPSVEKWDVVVPDSCVADLVVESKPDTMTLLYSNKLGKDVHVPLSCPLTTNVVPGVERNLKATTLYSSQVNGLGQDVGLAEVFPLTPSLESVVESKSVVEAPPHPSQGDIIGEEVKLPVTCPLVSDSLHLCALSRTDPKISERSKETVCTVDPALESVGKQPEDQLLLSRWRPIEPPSSVVCEDVTQLGSYIVDCEQTVLQAAPEVMGGNFGKIIKSGKAAFGSKLRSCDSYSMWRKYFSLCTLSQSVCRMLKSTFILQPFSCEVMDCGTSLLSLVVEQREFTQVGCASSSEEVVSYARAVSLYSDPVNFDARVIKVYVPLKCGVDFQNHIVGEGLNHTGEQMFEAPGVQFKLGDKVILPRVNHCEGFQIVLGRVPGNLLFIFKMLRPLNLLVDWLSSDVNHLGSDGEGCNVFGMFYLVSWKTRRLMNVCVVFKFTIRGCELVLRVMIEIWCLGRCLFSFTDRYDRVMRQLISVFLMDHLSQFDQVVFALVLGCISWLEGQRFDKSVSGVSEGSMNGKILCIIVRFNATFSNFSIHWARVCVPQRIKSDDEQMSVSEHTQEKSQLNSTYSLLQLSSSAPEKGSNGKSRLSWENSPCGKGITWKNETDLGEIVETYEKQNCHDNCVKAATFIDNSIHATNDTVVDRSVKYDLKQSEINEIVPWRDKFAYSSDTYVEHSHKTEISEFPVRLYLECFHFCPELCSYYLYMFGVINTINLKCHTFYFEKMPLIFNLLHFFSWRWKCYVLLAEYVYKFKINIILFYHCMYMYTHCVLGKLSCGLAASVDRRAVVSAHVYYLIDTGKLDLFSLRVPDVTLF, translated from the exons atggaggagaaagttgcagcgttggtggctcacccagactttgaagggattcagaaccttaaaaagactgagttaatacaaatggcaaatcatttggatttgaccgccagcaatagaatggttaaagcccaaatattgaaagtcattgtgacgcattttgttgagaatggggatttaggtgaagaaattctagaggagttaagagaggagtcgagtgatcagatgacgttaaagcgtcttgagttagaagctcgccaattagagcttgaagctcaaaaagaacagaaaatattagag gctgaagctcagcaaagggagctagagactaggcgtttagaaattgcggtacagttgcaaatagaagccacaaagaagcaacaagccgaggaacaaactaggcaattagagattcaacaacaaatggctgacactaacttcaggcttgaatcacagcgtatggcagctgggcatggaaatactagtaatgtttcaacaaatagtgataataatcccatcaggatgaataagtatatagagttgcccaagttcaatgaggaagatcctgaggttttctttgcacattttaataaaattgccatcagtatgaactggccaagggatcagtgggtagccattatgcagtctcaattcaaggggcgtagtcaggaggttttcacatccctacctgacgctcatagctttgattatgactttgtaaagaaaagcatcttaaatgcttatcaactaaatccagaggcacacaggcaaaagttcagaaatctaaggaggacaagtgatcagacaatagcagattttactcgtcagaagacgaaattttgtaacagatggttaaagtcacttccagtcactgattttgatgctctaaagaatcttcttataatggaagaagtattgtcatgtctcccagaccagttgtctacttttatggcagaacaaaagaatgtaacagacattgatgagctgtcaaagctcgcggatgagcatgagttgctgactaaggccccgtttacggccacttcacctaagtctagtcgtagagtaaattataatgctcaccgtactccttatcagaatccatccagtcctagtactccagttactcccatgagctcttctcttacaaaatctaaccctgctacttcattgtcaggaatgtcaaataataaaaaggttatttctaaacctacagttggttctaccagtgtgtccactgtaaggtcctgttcccattgtaagagaaaaggccatggaattcattcatgttttatattgcaccctgagttacgaccaactggtctcatttattgcagaggtgtgcaaaataaacttactaataaacatgtaactgtaaaccccaattgggtgaaacagtattcaccatatatgtcttcaggtgaagtcttgtgtattaatgggaagtggaagccagtggttattcttcgtgatacaggtgcttcccaaaccataatttcatccagtattctttctgatgttgaaaagagagatactggaaagtttgttgttcttcagagtgttgcaggatgtaaaactgtacctctaatagacattaatttcagatccaccattacaccacgtttatgcactgtgggtgttagtacacagttgcccatcccaggtgtggatgttatattgggtaatgatgtggccataaatcatgatgtgggtgagattgatccccgtttgtgtaaacagccagttgcagaccatgtttattctgcctgtgctgaagttagttctatgaaggaacctgttgtagaagatggttttgtcccttctacctgtgctgatgtcagtactcttataaatccagttgtcagttctgatgttgttactcaagcatttgttccagtaaccagtaccccttcagtggagaagtgggatgtggttgttccagattcctgtgtggccgatttagttgttgagagtaagcctgatactatgactctgctttattccaataaattgggaaaggatgtccatgtaccattgtcttgcccgctcactacgaacgttgtgccaggagttgagagaaacttaaaagccacgactctgtattccagccaagtgaatggtttaggacaagatgtcgggttggcagaagtattcccgctcactccaagtttagaatcagttgtcgagagtaagtccgttgtggaggccccgcctcaccctagtcaaggtgatataataggggaggaggtcaaactacctgttacttgcccgctcgtttcagattcccttcatttatgtgctttgagtagaactgaccctaagatttcagagagaagcaaggagacagtctgtactgtagatccagctttggagagtgtgggaaagcagccagaggatcagcttctgttgagtagatggagacccattgagcctccctcttcagttgtctgtgaggatgtgacccagcttggtagttatattgttgattgtgagcagacagtactccaagcagctccagaagtcatgggaggaaattttggtaaaatcattaagagtggtaaagcagcatttggatctaagttgcggagttgtgattcttattctatgtggaggaagtatttctcattgtgtacattgagtcagagtgtgtgtaggatgttgaaatctacttttattctgcagccattttcttgtgaagtaatggactgtgggacatctttgttaagccttgtggttgagcagagagagtttactcaagtaggttgtgcatccagttctgaggaagtggtgagttatgctagagcagtgtctctatattcagatccagttaattttgatgcacgagtgataaaagtgtatgttccactcaagtgtggtgttgattttcagaatcatattgtgggtgaaggattaaatcatactggggagcagatgtttgaggctccaggtgtgcaattcaagttgggggataaggttatcctacctagagttaatcattgtgaagggtttcagattgtcctaggGCGTgttccaggtaatctgctgttcatcttcaagatgttaagacccttaaacctcttggttgattggttgtcatcagacgtaaatcacttgggaagtgatggtgaaggttgtaacgttttcggcatgttttatttagtctcttggaagactagacggttgatgaatgtgtgtgttgtgttcaagttcaccatcagagggtgtgaacttgtcttgagagttatgattgagatatggtgcctaggcagatgcctgttttctttcactgatcgttatgacagagttatgaggcaattgatttctgtgttccttatggatcatctgagtcagttcgatcaggtagtctttgcacttgtcttgggttgtatttcttggttggaaggtcaaaggtttgataagtcggtgtctggtgtttcggaaggttctatgaatgggaaaatcttatgcataattgtgagatttaatgctactttctctaattttagtatccattgggcgagagtatgtgttccacagaggatcaagagtgatgatgagcagatgtctgtgtcagagcatacccaggagaagtcccaactcaactcaacatacagcctgcttcaattaagcagttcagctccagaaaaggggagtaatggaaaatcgaggctgtcttgggaaaattcaccatgtggaaaaggaatcacatggaaaaatgaaactgatcttggagaaatagtagaaacatatgaaaagcaaaattgccatgataactgtgtgaaagcagctacctttattgacaattctattcatgctactaatgatactgttgtagataggagtgtgaaatatgatctaaaacaaagtgaaataaatgaaatagtaccttggagagataaatttgcatactccagtgacacatatgtagaacatagtcataagactgaaatttctgagtttcctgtaagactatatttggagtgttttcatttttgtccagaactgtgttcttattacttatacatgtttggtgtaattaataccataaatctcaagtgtcatacattttactttgaaaaaatgccattgatcttcaatctattgcattttttttcttggaggtggaagtgttacgtactcctagcagaatacgtatataaatttaaaataaatattattttattttatcattgcatgtatatgtacacacattgtgttttgggtaaattgtcgtgtggtttggcagcgtcagtggacaggagagcggttgtctctgcacacgtctattacttgattgatacgggaaagctggacctgttcagtttgagagttccagatgtcactttattttag